In the Desulfuromonas sp. DDH964 genome, CCGGCGCCATCGACGGCGCCTTTTTGCTCACCCCCATCGGCCTGACCCTGCGCAACAAGGGGGTGCCCCTCAAGGTGGTGCTGCTCGGCCATCGCAATGGCAGCGTCATCACCGTCAAGAGTGGCGACGAGATCCAGCGCATCGACGACCTCAAGGGGCGCACCATCGCCATCCCCAGCCCATTCTCGACCCACAATCTGCTGCTGCGCAAGCTGCTCACCGAGTGCGGCATCGATCCGAACACCGAGGTCAAGCTGCTCGATATGGCCCCGCCGGAGATGCCGGTGGCGCTGGCCACCGGCCGCATCGACGGCTACATCGTCGCTGAACCCTTCGGGGCCCAGGCCGAGTTCCAGAAGGTCGGCAAGGTGCTGACCCTCTCCAAGGATATCTGGCCCGATCACATCTGTTGCGTCCTCAACCTGCGTGAAGCAGTGATCGACACTTACCCGGAAGCGGTGCAGGAACTGATCGACGGTATGCAGCGCACCGCCCGTTTCATTCAGCAGGATCCGGTCGCCGCCGCCCGGGCCTCGGTGAAGTACCTCGGACAGAAGGCCGAGGTGGTGGAGTTCGTCCTGACCAAGCCGGCCGGGCGGCTGACCTTCGACCGGCTCAAGCCTGACCTTGCCGATTTTACCGCCACCCAGAAACTGATGCTCCAGTTCGGCGTCGCCAAGGATGAGGTTGATCTGACCGACTATGTCGACACCCGTTTCTTCGCCGGCTGATATGTTGCGCTTTTTTAAACGGTTTCACCCCCTGTTGCCGCTGTCTGCCTTGACCGGCTTTGTGCTGCTCTGGCAGATGGCGGCTTCTTTCTATCCGCCGGCACTCTTCCCGTCGCCTCTCGCGGTGCTGGCGGCGTTGCGTGAACTGGCGGCCAGCGGTCTGCTCTGGGAGCATATCGGCATCAGCCTGTGGCGCTTCGCCAGTGCCTACCTGCTGGCGGTGGCGATCGCCATCCCCCTCGGCCTGCTCCTCGGCCAGCACCCCAGGTGCCGCCGCGCCGTCGATCCGCTGTTGCAGGTGCTGCGGCCGATCTCGCCCATCGCCTGGTTTCCGCTGGCGGTTTTGTGGTTCGGCATCGGCAACGCCCCGGCGATCTTCATCATCTTTCTCGCCGCCTTCTACCCGGTGCTGCTCGCCACGGTCGATGCGGTGCGCCAGGTGCCGGAGGTTTATCTGAAGGTGGCGGCCAATTTCGGTGCCGGACGACGCATGACCTTTCTCAAGGTCATTGTTCCGGCCGCCTTTCCGGGGATCATGGTCGGCCTGCACATCGCCGTCGGCACCGCCTGGATTCACCTGGTCGCCGGCGAGATGCTCGGGGCCCAGTCGGGCCTTGGCTACCTGATCGTCGACGCGCGCAACTTTCTGCGCACCGACTGGATCATGGCCGGCATGCTGGTGGTCGGTCTGCTTGGGCTGGCGATCTACCGGGGGATGCGGGGCGCGGAGGGGTTCATCGGCCGCCTCTGGGGGAAGACGCCATCATGACTGCGGTGCCGACCAACAGCAAAATTCTGCTGCGCGAGGTGGAAAAGCGCTTCCCCAACCAGCGCGGCGCGGCGACCTGCGCCCTGGCCAGCGTCGATCTGGAGATCGCCGCCGGCGAGTTCGTCTGTCTGGTCGGGCCGAGCGGGTGCGGCAAGACCACGCTGATCAACCTGCTGGCCGGCTTCACCCGGCCGAGCAGCGGGCGGATTGAAATCGATGGCCGGCAGGTGCTCGGCCCCGACCCCGATCACATCATGATCTTTCAGGATTATGGTCTCTACCCCTGGAAAAGCGCCCTCGGCAATATCCTCTTCGCCCTTGAGGCCCGCGGACAGCGCGGCGCCGAGGCGCAGGAGCGGGCCCGGCATTATCTGGATCTGGTCGGTCTTGGTCAGGCCGCGGACCGGCATCCGCACCAGCTCTCCGGCGGCATGCGGCAGCGCGTCGCCCTGGCCCGGGCCCTGGCGGTCGAACCAAGCGTGCTGTTCATGGACGAGCCGTTCGCGGCGCTGGATGCCTTCACCCGTCTGCGGCTGCAGGACGAACTGCTGCGGCTCTGGCAGCAGAAAAAGCCGACCGTGGTGTTCGTCACCCACGATCTCGACGAGGCAGTCTACCTCGGCGGCAAGGTGGTGCTGATGGCGCCGAACCCCGGCCGGGTGCAGAAGATCGTCAGCATCGACCTGGCGCGCCCCTGCGACCGCACCGGCGATGACTTCAGCACCTATCGCCGGGAACTGTTCCGGGAATTTCAATTGGTACATGAACAGGCTCAAGACTATGTCATCTGATCCATCCGCCGCGACCCTGCCCGGCGAACAGCTTGCGGCGGCGCGGGTCGCCATCAACGGTTTCGGCCGCATCGGACGCACGGTTCTGCGCCTGGCGCAGCATTCGCCGGCCATCGAGGTGGTGGCGATCAACGATCTGGCTCCGCCGCGGACCCTGGCCCATCTGTTCCAATACGATTCCGTGCATGGCCCCTTTGCGGGAAGTGTCGATGTGGAGGCCGGTGCCATGCGGATCGATGGCCGCACTATCCGGATGTTGCAGATCCCCGACCCGGCCGTGCTCCCCTGGCGGGAGTTGGGAATCGATATCGTCATCGAGGCCACCGGCCGTTTCGCCCGCCGCGCCGCTGCCGAAAAGCACCTGCACGCCGGCGCCCGGCGGGTGATCATCAGCGCGCCCTGTGCCGATGCCGACCTGACCGTTTGCCTGGGGGTCAATGAAGCCGACTGCCGCCCGGAGCAGCAGATTCTTTCCAACGCCTCCTGCACCGCCAACTGTCTGGCTCCCATCGCCAAGGTTCTGCTGGAGAGGTTCGGGATTGCCAAAGGGATGATGAACACCGTCCATCCCGCCACCAACAACCAGGCCCTCAGCGATCAACCCCACGCCGACCCGCGGCGCGGCCGGGCGGCTGGACTCTCCATCATCCCGACGACCACCTCGGCGATTGCCGCGGTGGAGCAGGTTCTGCCGGAGCTGGCGGGGCGGCTGCAGGGGATGGCAGTGCGTGTTCCGACCGCCAGCGTCGCGCTGCTCGACCTGGTCGTCGAGACCCGTGTCGCCACCAGCGTGGCCGAGGTCAATTCGGTATTGCGTTCGGCGGCCCAGGGCCGCCTCAAGGGGATTGTCGAGTATTGCGAGCTGCCGCTGGTCTCCCGGGACTTTCAAGGCCGCTGCGCCTCGGCCATTGTCGATGGTCTTTGTACTACCGTCACTGGCGGCAACCTGGTGCGTGTTATCGCCTGGTACGACAACGAAACCGGCTATGCCAGCCGGCTGGTCGAGCTGGCCGCCTACCTCGCCCGGCAGGAGTCGGCGCCGCCGGTGCAGGTCGCCGTCTGAAGCGAAATTAAATTCGCGGCGCCCCAAAATAAGCTTGACAAGCCAAGGTACTTTTATTAGCCTACAAAAACGATAGACATACAGTTTTAATTGACGAGGCCATCCAGCCCACACAACGCCGAATCTGCCCCTTCTTGGCAGGCGGTTCGGTTTTACCTCTTTTCTGACTAAGGAGATTTGACCATGAGTGAAGCGACCGAACCGCAGTACCGCCCCGAGACCCTGGCCCTGCACGCTGGCCAGAAACCCGACCCGACCACCAAGGCGCGGGCGGTGCCGATCTACCAGACCACCTCCTACGTCTTCGACGACGCCGACCATGCGGCGCGGCTCTTCGGCCTGCAGGAATTCGGCAACATCTACACCCGGCTGATGAACCCGACCTCGGATGTCTTCGAGCAGCGGGTCGCCGCCCTCGAAGGAGGGGTGGCGGCGCTGGCGGTCGCCTCGGGGCAGTCGGCGATCAGCCTGGCGCTGCTCACCCTGGCCCATGCCGGCGACGAGATCGTTTCGGCGGCCAGCCTCTACGGCGGCACCTACAACCTGTTTCACTACACCTTTCCCCAGCTCGGCATTACGGTGAAGTTCGTCGACCCGTCCGATCCGGAGAATTTCCGCAAGGCGATCACGCCGAAAACCAAAGCAATCTACGCCGAGAGCGTCGGCAATCCGAAACTCGATGTGCTCGATATCGCCGCCGTCGCCAGAATCGCCCACGACCATGATCTGCCGCTGGTGGTCGACAACACCACGCCGTCCCCCTACCTGATCAACCCCCTCAAGCACGGCGCCGACATCGTCGTCCACTCGGCGACCAAGTTCATTGGCGGCCACGGCACCTCCATCGGCGGCGTCATCGTCGACGGCGGCACCTTCAACTGGGGGAACGGCAAGTTTCCGCAGCTCGCCAAGCCCGATCCCTCGTATCACGGGGTCAACTTCTGGGAAGTGCTGGGCAATATCGCCTACATCGTCAAAATCCGCGTGCAGCTGCTGCGCGATCTCGGTCCGGCCGTCTCCCCCTTCAACTCCTTCCTCTTCCTGCAGGGGCTTGAGACGCTCCACCTGCGCCTGGAGCGCCACAGTACCAACGCCCTGGCCGTTGCCCAATATCTGCAAAAGCACCCCAAGGTCGGCTGGGTCAACTATCCGGGACTGCCGGAGCACCCCTCTCATGAGTTGGCGAAGAAGTACCACAATCACGCCCTCTACGGCGCCCTGATCGGCTTCGGCATCAAGGGTGGAATCGAGGAAGGGAAGAAGTTCATCAACGCCCTCAAGCTCCACTCGCTGCTGGCCAATATCGGCGACGCCAAGTCGCTGGTGATCCACCCGGCCTCGACCACCCATCAGCAGCTCACCGCCGCCGAGCAGCTCGAAGCCGGCGTCACCCCCGACTTCATCCGCCTGTCGGTGGGGATCGAGAACCTGCAGGACATCATCGCCGACCTGGAGCAGGCGCTGGCGCAGATTTGAAACCTGACAACCGGGGTGCGCCCCGGAACATGCTGACCAGACAACTGGAGGCCGGATACACCCCGAAACGTGGGTGTGTTCGGCCTTTTTTGTTCCCGGCACACCAGCAGGACTCAAGGACATGTCCGACCATGACACGGATAAAAGCGCCCAGTAAACAACAGCTGATCAAAAAAGCCCGCGACCTCGGGGCGAGCCTCGTCGGCTTCGCGCCGGTTGAGCGCTGGGAAGAGTTTGACGAGGTGCGTCCCGACTACCGGCCGACCGCCCTGTGGAAGGAGGCGCGTACGGTCATCGTCATCGGCGTGCCGATGCTGCTGCCGATCATCGAGACGACGCCGTCGATCAACTATCAGGAGATGTACAACGCCTCCAACAGTCTCCTCGACCAGATCGGCTTTCGCCTGTCGATCTACCTCAACGACCGCGGCGCTCCGGCGATCTTCATGCCGCGGGACGGCTACGGCAATCTCGAAATTCTGCTCGAACTGCCGCCGGGGTGTTTCAGCCACGTCTTTGCCGCCAAATACGCCGGGCTTGGCACCATCGGCTACAGCCACAACCTCCTCGTCCCCGAATACGGACCGCGGGTGCGGCTGGTCTCGATCCTGACCAGTCTGGAACTGCCGGCGACGCCGCTGCTGAAGAAGGAGCTCTGCATCAAGTGCGACCTCTGCCGCAAACTCTGCCCGTCGCAGGCCTTTACCACCCGCGACGACCAGCTGATTGCCGACATGGATGTCGATGCCTGCACCCGTCATCACCAGGTGCTGCGCGCGGAAAACCGCTGGCCCTGCGGCATCTGCGCCAAGGTCTGCCCGATCGGCGCCGACCGCGCCCTGTACGCCAGCACCAATCTCGGCCTCTATCTCGACGAACGCGAGGCCATCGAAAAGAATCCCGACGACCCGCGCTACAAGAGCTGGGTCCACCAGCGCCGCCACGGCTCGTCGGGCAACCGCATCAGCTAACTTGAACGATCGGTTTCGTTCAACATTCACCCCCAACACACCAAGGAGTTCCATTATGAAAAAACGCTTCATGCTCATCCTTCTCGCCCTCGTTGCCGCCGTCGCCGGACTGACCGGTTGCAGCAAAGAGGAAGCCGTGGGCAAGCCGGCCGTTATCCGCGTCGATTACGCCTACTACAACCCGGTCGCTCTTTTGCTCAAGGACAAGGGGTGGCTCGAAACCGAGCTGGCCAAGGAGAACATCAAGGTCGAGTGGTATCTGAGCCTCGGCAGCAACAAGGCCCTGGAGCTGCTGAACAGCAAGAGCGTCGATTTCGGTTCCACTGCCGGCGCCGCTTCGCTGATCGGCAAGGCCAACGGCAACCCGATCAAGGCGATTTACCTTTATTCGAAACCGGAATGGACCGCCCTGGTCACCGCCAAAGACAGTCCGATCCAGAAGGTGACCGACCTCAAAGGGAAAAAGGTCGCCGCTACCCGCGGTACCGACCCGCACATCTTCCTGCTGCGCGCCCTTGATCGCTTCGGCCTGTCGGAAAAAGACATCGAACTGGTTCCCCTGCAGCATCCCGACGGCAAAAATGCCCTCGATCGCGGCGATGTCGCCGCCTGGGCGGGCCTCGATCCGCACATGGCGCAGATCGAACTGGAAAAAGGCGCCCGCCTCTTCTTTCGCGACCCCGATCTCAACACCTACGGCGTGCTCAACGTGCGCGAAGAGTTCGCCAAACAGTATCCTGACTACGTGGTCAGGGTGCTGACGGTCTACGAGAAGGCGCGCAAGCACGCTATCGCCCACCCGGACGAACTCAAGGCGGTCCTGGCCCGGGACGCCAAGTTGAGTCCGGAAGTTGCGGCCAAGGAACTGGAGCGCACCGATCTGAGCAATCCGGTCATCGGCGACGTCCAGCACAAGGCGATCGCCGCCGCTGGCGCGGTCTTGAAAAAGAGCGGCATCATTCCGGAAACGGTCGATATCGAGGCGACGGTCGGCAGTCTGATCGATCCGGGTTTCATCGCCAAAGTTGCCAGGTAAGGACACGAATCATGAGTAGCTACGGTCACGAAACCGCGCTTGCGGCGGCGTTGACAAAGACATTGACCAGGACCGGAGTCCGCGCCTGGCGCGGACTCCGGCTCCCCGATCCACTGCTGGGCTGGCTGCTGCCGGCCCTGCTGGTCGCCGTCTGGGAGATTCTCGCCCGCATGGGGGTCTTCCCGCCCAACTGGCTGCCGGCGCCGAGCGTCGTCGCCACCACCATTTTCGACCTGGCACGGCAGGGGGAACTCCTCGGGCATATCGGTATCACCTTGTGGCGCATCGCGGCAGGATTCTTACTCGGTGCGATCGCCGCCACCCTGTTCGGCACCCTCACCGGCTACCTGCCGCTGGCGCGCAAACTTCTCGACCCGCTGTTGCAGGCGTTGCGTAACATCCCGTCCATGGCCTGGGTGCCGCTGTTTCTGCTCTGGCTCGGAGTGCAGGAATCTTCGAAGGTCAGCCTCATCGCCGTCGGGGTTTTTTTCCCCGTCTACCTCAACCTTTACAGCGGTATTTTGCAGGTCGACCGCAAACTGCTGGAAGTCGGTCGGATCTTTCAGCTTAAAGGGATCGAGTTGATTCGGCGCATCGTTTTGCCGGCAACCCTGCCGGCTTATCTGGTCGGACTGCGCAGCGGGCTGGGGCTCGGCTGGATGTTCGTCGTCGCCGCCGAACTGATGGGGGCGAGCAGGGGGCTCGGCTTTTTGATGGTCGATGGCCAGATGACCGGCCGTGCCGCGATCATCATCGCTAGCATTGTTCTGTTTGCCATCTTCGGCAAGCTGACCGACCTGCTGCTGGAGAGCGTCGGCCGGCGCTGGCAACGCCGGGCGCATCCGGTCGGCAAAGAGAGAAGGAGAGCAGGAATATGACCGTCACCCCGGCCCACCCACGGGCCCTCGCCATCGACCAGCTGCAGAAATCGTTTCAGGTCAACGGCGATGAAATCGTCGCCCTGGAACAGGTCGATCTCGCCATCGAACCGGGTGAATTTGTCAGTATCGTCGGCAGCAGCGGTTGCGGCAAGAGCACCCTGCTGCGCATCGTTGCCGGGCTGGAAACCAGCTCAGCCGGCAGTGTCCGCCTGGGCGACAAAACGATTTTTTCCCCGAGCCTGGAGCGGGGGATGGTCTTTCAGGAACACCGCCTCCTCCCCTGGCTGACAGTCGTGGAAAATGTCGCCTTCGGCCTCGGCCGCAAACTGACCGTCGAGCAGCAGCGCTCGGTCGATGAGCATATCGAGCTGGTCGGTCTCGAAAAGTTTGCCCGCGCCTACCCCGATCAGCTCTCCGGCGGCATGGCGCAGCGCGCCGCCATCGCCCGCGCCCTGGTCACCCGTCCCGAACTGCTGCTGCTCGACGAGCCGTTCGGCGCCCTCGATGCCCTGACCCGGATCCAGATGCAGGAGGAAATCCTGCGGATCTGGGAGGTGGAGAAGACCACCATGGTCCTGGTCACTCACGACATCGACGAGGCGATTTTCCTCGGCGACCGGGTGGTGATCATGTCAAGCCGGCCGGGGACGATCAAAAAAATTCTCCCGGTGAACCTCCCGCGCCCGCGCGATCGCAGCAGCTACGATTTTGTGCAGATCCGCAAGGAGATTTACGGTCACTTTTTTCACGGCGCCGAGCAGCCCTTTGCCTATGCGATCTGAGGACCGGCGGCGTGTTAGCACCCGGGATAAGTCGAGTACCTCATGCGCCGTATTGACGAGAACACTCTTGCCTATCAACAGGAACTCGACCTTGGTCACGCCAGTCTCGAACCCGGCGGCGAGCTGATCGCCGCGCACCGTCCATCGAAAGGAGTTCTGGTGTGAGTCGCAAAGACCTTGACAGCATGGGAGTGCGGGAAATCCGCATCCCTTCCTTGCTTGACGGCTCAGCGGAGCCAAACCTGTATTTCATCCCCGAGGGGGATGGTCCTTTTCCACTGCTGGTTGCCCTGCACACCTGGAGTTTTGACCGCTTCAATCAGCTGGAGACCCTGCTGCCGCTCTGCCGCGAGCGCAGCTGGGCGCTGCTGCTGCCCGAGGCGCGCGGCCCCAACCTGGCCGGCAATCCCCATGCGGAGCAAGCTGCCGGCTCACCCCTGGCGCGACAGGATGTGCTCGATGCGACGGCCTGGATAACGGCGCGTTTCTCCATCGACCGGCAGCGGCTCTTTCTGCTTGGTGGCAGCGGCGGGGGACAACTGGCGCTGCTGGTCGCGGCGGCGGACCCCGCCCGCTGGCGTGCCGTCAGCGTCTGGGTGCCGATCACCGATCTCGCCCTCTGGCACGGCGAGGCGAGCTACTACGCGCCGCACATCGAGGCCTGTCTTGGCGGTCCTCCGGGCGCCTCGGCCGACATCGACCGGCGCTATCGCGAGCGTTCGCCGCTGGAACATGCCGCCGCCCTGACCGAAACCAACCTCTTTCTGCACCACGGCCGCTTCGATCCCCTGGTCCCCTGGCAGCACAGCTGGCGCCTCGCCGAACGACTGCACGCGTTGGGCGCCCGGCGCTTCTTCTTGGAAATTTTCGACGGCGAGCACGATATTCAGGCCCGGCGGGCGCTCGACTGGTTCTCCGCCCAGGGGGGGCGGGTGGAATCCGGCTGGCGCCTGACCGGGTGACCGACACCCCGAGGACTTCATGACCGACGTCTACAACACCATCGACACCGCCTCCCGACAGCAGGTCGAGCAGCTCGCCGCGATCCTGGAACTACGCGCCGCCGACCCGCAGCAGCGGGCGATGCTGCGCGCCTACCTGGAGCGGATCGACTTCCCCGCCCGAGCCCGTGTGGTCGAGGTCGGCTGCGGCACCGGGCCGGTGGCCCGGGTGCTGGCCCAAATCCCCGACGTCGGTGCCGTGATCGGCATCGATCCGTCGCCAGTGCTGCTTGGCAGAGCCCGGCAACTCGCCGCGAATCAGTGCAAACTGACATTTCGGGAAAGCTCCGCAGAGGCTTTGCCGCTGACGGACGCCAGTCAGGACGTGGTCGTTTTTCACACCTCCCTCTGCCACCTCACCGACCCGGCCGCCGCGCTGCACGAAGCCTTTCGAGTGCTGGTGCCGGGAGGCTGGCTGGCGGTCTTCGACGGCGATTATGCCTCAACCACCTTCGGCACCGACGACCTCGATCCCCTGCAGCTCTGCGCCGCGTCCTTCCGTCGTGCCTTCATCCACGACAGCTGGCTGGCCCGGCGCGCGCCGGGCCTGGCCGAGGGGGCCGGATTCACGGTCCGCGACTTTCGCACCTTCAGCTACAGCGAAACCCGGCCCGACTACCTGCTGAGCGTGGTCGATCGCGGTGCCGAGGCGTTGGCCGAGGAAGGAGTTATCGGGCGGGAGCTGGCAGCGGCAATGAAGGGCGAGGCCCGGCAGCGCACGCGGAAAGGACGGTTTTTCGGCCAGATCGGCTATGCGGCACTGATCGCGCGCAAGCCGGCTTCGGAAGGCTAATTCCGCAGAAAAACGTTGAAGCGATGGGGATCTTCACCAACACGGTATCTCCCAAAGTACGCAGGGAAATGATGGTGGAGCGCTGCCGAAACCTGTTGGGGTTTTCATGACCCACGACTGCGGCGTCTGCCCGCTGCGGGAGGGACTCAACGGCGGGAGAGAGGAACGGCAGGCGCAATGCAACGCCGCGGCTTTTCTACGCCGGGCCGGCTACCCGGCGCCGGAGGACTGGCGGGCGGCGCTGGCCCACCTGAGGCGGCGTTTCGGCGAGGAACCCTGCCCCCATGAGGTCGGTGTCTTTCTGGCTATCCGCTCAAGGACGTGGCCGCCTTTCTCGGCTGGAGGAAGCGACCGCTCAGCTCACAGCAACTCTTGAAGATCTACGGTCAGCCACGCCGCAGCCTGTGGTTGGCCGAGCATTACCGGCAGCTGCGCCGGCAACATGGCCCAACGACTCTCGGCCCCCTTAGCGATGCCGCCGGTTTGAATACTGCTCAATTTGCCGATTTGACTGTCATCGACAAAACGACCTTCACCCCAGCGCCTTTTTCATCCTCTCCAGCGCTTCAACCAGCAGGCTGCGCGGGCAGCCGAAATTAAGGCGCACGAAGCCGGGGGCGCCGAAATCGCCGCCGTCGGAGAGGCCGACCCCCGCGGCTTCGAAGAATTGCCCCGGCTGATCAAGGCCGCGGGCGCGGGTGTCGATCCACGCCAGACAGGTGGCCTCGACCGGGGTCATCGCCAGCCCCGGCATGGCGGCGATCGCCTGCGTCACCAGTTCGTGATTGCCACGCAGATAGGCGAGCAACTCCTGCCGCCACGGTTCGCCGTGACGATAGGCGGCTTCGGCGGCGGTCAGCCCCAGGGTGTTGACGTGCGGCACGATGCGCCCCATCGCCTGCTTGAATTGCTTGCGCAGCTGCGGATCGGAGATTACCGCGAAGGAGCAGCCGAGTCCGGGGATATTGTAGGTTTTGCTCGGTGCGAGCAGAGTGATGCAGCGGCTGGCGACCCCCGGATCGAGGGTCGCGATCGGTATATGGCGCTGCTCCGGATTCAGCACCAGCCCGGCGTGGATGTCGTCGGAGCCGATCACCAGATCGTGGCGGCGCGCAATCTCCGCCAGCGCCTCCAGTTCCGGGCGGCTCCAGGCGCGCCCCACCGGATTGTGCGGGTTGCACAGCAGCAGCAGCCGGGTGCGCGGGGTGATGGCCGCTTCGATGGCGGCAAAATCAAATTGCCAGCGTTGCTCGCGCAGCACCAGTGGCACATCCAGCAGCTCGCGTTCGGACAACCCCGGCGCCGATAAAAACGGCGGGTAGATCGGCGAGCTGGTCAGTACTGCGTCCCCCCTTTCGCCGACCGCGCGACACAGCACGTTCAGGCCGGTCACCAGTCCCGGCAGCCAGACCAGTTCCTCCGCCCCGATTTGCCAGGCAAAGTCCCGCTGCAGGTGGTCGATGACCGCCCGGCGCAACCCGTCGCCCGGCGCCGTGTAGCCAAATACCCCATGGTCGATCCGTTCATGCAGGGCGGCCAGGACCGCCGGCGGTGCGGCAAAGTCCATATCGGCCACCCACAGCGGGAGGATGTCGCGACCGGCATAGCGGTTCCATTTTTCGCTGCCGGTCTGGCGGCGGTCGATAAGCTGGTCGAAATCGAAAAGCGGTTGCGGCATGAAGAATCCTCACTGACGTTTGTCCACAGGGGGGCTCCTTCTGCGAGCCGCGGTGGGTGGCTGGTTTTCGCGAAAACCGCAGAAACATCTTGACAGGGCCCGCCTGCCCGATTTAAATTCTATCTAAACGATAGGGTTATAGCATTTTCACCGACAGAAGGCCAGAAGTCAAAAGTTTTTTCCGCAGGAGCGGCCATGCAGATTTCCCTGATCGGCGGACTTGACCGGCTGCAGCGCCACTACCGGGAAGAGGCGCAGAAGCTCGGGATCGAGCTGCGCGTCTACAATACCGCGGAAACCAATCTTGCCGCCAAGGTCAGCCATTGCCAGGCGGTGCTGCTGCTCACCGGCAAGATCTCCCACCGGGCCCGGCGCGAAGTGATGAAGGTCGCCCGGGCGCAGCGGATTCCGGTCTCCATGTCGCATCAGTGCGGGGTCTGCGCGGTCCGGGATTGCCTGAATTGCCTGCAACAGCAGGGCGCAACGCGGAGCTGACCATGTGCCAACTGCTCGGGATGAACTGCAACGTCCCCACCGACATCTGTTTCTCCTTTACCGGTTTTCGCCGCCGCGGCGGGGCGACCGACGTCCATGGCGACGGCTGGGGGATCGGCTTTTTCGAGGGGAAGGGGGCGCGGCTGTTTCTCGACCCGCAGCCATCCGCCCACTCGCCGCTGGCGGAGCTGGTGCGATCCTATCCGATCCGGTCGCTGAACGTCATCGCTCACATCCGCAAAGCGACCGCAGGGGTGGTGACCCTGGAGAATACCCATCCGTTCCAGCGTGAGCTCTGGGGGCGGCACTGGCTCTTCGCCCACAACGGCCACCTGCCGCTGTTCAAGCCTGCCCTGGATGGCAATTTCATGCCGGTCGGCAACACCGACAGCGAATGGATCTTCTGCTGGCTGCTGCAAAGCCTCAAGCAGCGCTTCGGCACCACGCCCCCGGCACCGGCCGCGCTGTTTGCCGTCCTGCAGGAGCTGACCCTGGAATTTGCCCCGCAGGGGATCAGCAATTACCTGCTCAGCAACGGGCAGGTGATGGTCGCCCATTGTTCGACGCGGCTCAGTTATATTGTGCGTCAGGCACCCTTCGGCGAGGCGCATCTGGTGGATGAGGATGTGGCTGTCGATTTCCGTGAACTGACCACGCCGCGCGACCGGGTGGCGGTGATCACCTCGCTGCCGCTGACCGACAACGAGGCCTGGGTCGACATGCGCCCCGGCACCCTGTGGATGTTTCGCGAGGGGGAGGTGGTCGAACAGGCCGACACCGCGCCCAGTCCGGTGCAGTCGCTGGAGAGCAGTCCGTTGAGGTGAATCTGAGGGGGTTTGCCCGGACGCGGTTTTAACCTGTCACCGGACAAACGGCATGGAGGGAGACCTTCTGGATGCTGATGGCATCGACCGGGCAGGCGGCGACACAGGCGCCGCAGCGGATGCAGTCGGCCTGGTTGATCCAGACCTGGCTGACCTCATCGACCTTGCGGGCGATCTTCCAGCCGGTCAATCGGCCATTGGCGTCGTGATGCAGGCTCTTGATCTTGAGGATACACTCGGGACGTGGTTTGGCTTTGACGCACCAGTCGCAGTAGATGCACTTGTCGCTGTCGATTTCGTATTTGAAGTGGCACTGATAGCAGCGCTGCGCTTCATCACCGGAGGTCTCGGCGCTGAACCCCAGATCAACCTCGGTCATCAGATCGCGCCGTGCCAGCGGAGTGGTCGGCATCCTCTGCAGCGGTACCGCGTCCATCTCGCG is a window encoding:
- a CDS encoding ABC transporter ATP-binding protein — its product is MTAVPTNSKILLREVEKRFPNQRGAATCALASVDLEIAAGEFVCLVGPSGCGKTTLINLLAGFTRPSSGRIEIDGRQVLGPDPDHIMIFQDYGLYPWKSALGNILFALEARGQRGAEAQERARHYLDLVGLGQAADRHPHQLSGGMRQRVALARALAVEPSVLFMDEPFAALDAFTRLRLQDELLRLWQQKKPTVVFVTHDLDEAVYLGGKVVLMAPNPGRVQKIVSIDLARPCDRTGDDFSTYRRELFREFQLVHEQAQDYVI
- a CDS encoding ABC transporter substrate-binding protein gives rise to the protein MKRRDFLKTGLGALAAAPLLGPLTARAANTKAKLRIGHLPITDHLLVLAAAREQFRHLDFEPVKFSSWPDVSEALKAGAIDGAFLLTPIGLTLRNKGVPLKVVLLGHRNGSVITVKSGDEIQRIDDLKGRTIAIPSPFSTHNLLLRKLLTECGIDPNTEVKLLDMAPPEMPVALATGRIDGYIVAEPFGAQAEFQKVGKVLTLSKDIWPDHICCVLNLREAVIDTYPEAVQELIDGMQRTARFIQQDPVAAARASVKYLGQKAEVVEFVLTKPAGRLTFDRLKPDLADFTATQKLMLQFGVAKDEVDLTDYVDTRFFAG
- a CDS encoding ABC transporter permease encodes the protein MLRFFKRFHPLLPLSALTGFVLLWQMAASFYPPALFPSPLAVLAALRELAASGLLWEHIGISLWRFASAYLLAVAIAIPLGLLLGQHPRCRRAVDPLLQVLRPISPIAWFPLAVLWFGIGNAPAIFIIFLAAFYPVLLATVDAVRQVPEVYLKVAANFGAGRRMTFLKVIVPAAFPGIMVGLHIAVGTAWIHLVAGEMLGAQSGLGYLIVDARNFLRTDWIMAGMLVVGLLGLAIYRGMRGAEGFIGRLWGKTPS
- a CDS encoding homocysteine synthase — its product is MSEATEPQYRPETLALHAGQKPDPTTKARAVPIYQTTSYVFDDADHAARLFGLQEFGNIYTRLMNPTSDVFEQRVAALEGGVAALAVASGQSAISLALLTLAHAGDEIVSAASLYGGTYNLFHYTFPQLGITVKFVDPSDPENFRKAITPKTKAIYAESVGNPKLDVLDIAAVARIAHDHDLPLVVDNTTPSPYLINPLKHGADIVVHSATKFIGGHGTSIGGVIVDGGTFNWGNGKFPQLAKPDPSYHGVNFWEVLGNIAYIVKIRVQLLRDLGPAVSPFNSFLFLQGLETLHLRLERHSTNALAVAQYLQKHPKVGWVNYPGLPEHPSHELAKKYHNHALYGALIGFGIKGGIEEGKKFINALKLHSLLANIGDAKSLVIHPASTTHQQLTAAEQLEAGVTPDFIRLSVGIENLQDIIADLEQALAQI
- the gap gene encoding type I glyceraldehyde-3-phosphate dehydrogenase, with translation MSSDPSAATLPGEQLAAARVAINGFGRIGRTVLRLAQHSPAIEVVAINDLAPPRTLAHLFQYDSVHGPFAGSVDVEAGAMRIDGRTIRMLQIPDPAVLPWRELGIDIVIEATGRFARRAAAEKHLHAGARRVIISAPCADADLTVCLGVNEADCRPEQQILSNASCTANCLAPIAKVLLERFGIAKGMMNTVHPATNNQALSDQPHADPRRGRAAGLSIIPTTTSAIAAVEQVLPELAGRLQGMAVRVPTASVALLDLVVETRVATSVAEVNSVLRSAAQGRLKGIVEYCELPLVSRDFQGRCASAIVDGLCTTVTGGNLVRVIAWYDNETGYASRLVELAAYLARQESAPPVQVAV
- a CDS encoding 4Fe-4S dicluster domain-containing protein, coding for MTRIKAPSKQQLIKKARDLGASLVGFAPVERWEEFDEVRPDYRPTALWKEARTVIVIGVPMLLPIIETTPSINYQEMYNASNSLLDQIGFRLSIYLNDRGAPAIFMPRDGYGNLEILLELPPGCFSHVFAAKYAGLGTIGYSHNLLVPEYGPRVRLVSILTSLELPATPLLKKELCIKCDLCRKLCPSQAFTTRDDQLIADMDVDACTRHHQVLRAENRWPCGICAKVCPIGADRALYASTNLGLYLDEREAIEKNPDDPRYKSWVHQRRHGSSGNRIS